The nucleotide window caataaataaataatgcgactataaggagagttataaactatcctatctttcaagttggaccaaactgcacacagtgttaaaaatttcattaaaatcggttcagtagtttaggagtccatcgaaaacaaacaacgtgacatgtgatttttatatattaagactagctgacccggcgaacttcgccccacccaatttttattcgaaatagttaaaacgctttttgaactctgttcattcCCTGCAAGACGGGTAATTTTCAGCTAACATGTTACAGCTATGTTACTCTAAAcattagcaaaaattaatttgtgtgttACTTTTGTTCGAAGCGTGGGAAAGAAGTAACACTATGCCCCTACTCGTTCAACGGTTTTCTCACTCTATCCAATTACATTTTGCATAAGTGGTCTCGTTCTACGATAACACTTATACTTGTCTCCTATTGGTCAAGTTTTGACAACTAACAGTCTGTTAATGGcctcatatattttcatatttttacctCTGCTGAAGCAAATGTTAGCATATATGTTATCCCTATGTTATTCAGAACAGATGTATTTGTTACCGTACGGGTCATTATTTTGGTTAGCAGCTTGTTACCTATATTTGTTATCTTTTTCCGCtaacagttaaaaataattattttctttttgttttttattttattttattacatttttaattattacaaaatcaaatatgtaGATAATACAATCATATAAACTTAAACAgttaaacttattattaaatttttacatttacaagttattaatataaaaattacatttatatataaattattatatttatgcaatttatgttctaatttaacaaattcaaatgatatataatcttattttattcttattctaaatatatgtatatattttaacaatgttgGGTGTGGACTGGATACACCTTACGCAAACCTGCTAACAACATATCAAGAAATTCCATCCCAGCATCCAGGCATCTAACAcctaaaacagaaaaacaaaacgaaGGATGAGTTTATGTAAAATAGTACATAATAGAACTACACGCTATACAATGGCCACTAGTATTTACaaagcttttaatatttatttttcttcttatatttagcacttttcttttaatattaatattctttaattttgcacttgaatttttatatatttccttatatatttatatagcttttaatattaattaatcagTTTATATTTAACCATTGAGGTTAATATGTTCAGAATTCTGCAAACGAGCAGATACCCTGACATCCGAAAGCACTTATTTAAATGAGTTAGGTACCAACCGCTTGTTTacccaattcatttatttatttttttcacttttgaactacacactttaaatataataataattaggtattaattaagataattttaaaataacttacattttcttttgtatCAAGTCCCGGTCTTTGTGCGTTGATTTTGCCTGCAATTTCATTAAAGCTGTATtagtaaaaacacacaaattattagataaacacaaatcacacttacctttttaattgaatactttTACATATCTcctgcataaaaattaaaatcaattaatattaataataaaatttaaccaaaaataacCTTAcgccaatttttttataaaatggccaAATTGCGgcttcaatttcagtttttctttttttaatgtcaTATCTGTCTTCTTTTAGCatattattatatcaatatgcttacagtggcaatattttttctctttctaacGAAAGCTTTCTCCAATTCAATTCAAagttgtaaacaaatgtaagtGTTGTAATTGTATGAGTAAACATCTGAAAAAGTTTGATTGTGTTTGTGCAGTTTGTTACCTCCGTCTTGCAGggttgcttatttgtctgaccatacatatgtacataactttatttatttcacggattgtatgtgattttttcttaaatttagaatattggaagtcatagattcgtataactttaccacaaataatataaacttcaaacaacgcattttcatttaatgtttttagcaagtggcagcttttgttatgacagcctaaatccatgaaaatttagaaataaatgtaccgccatctattgtaacatagcgcacttagcgccaccaactggtggatagctctttgctaataataaacaaataatttgcaataaataaataatgcaactATAAgaagagttataaactatcctatctttcaagttggaccaaactgcacacagtgttaaaaatttcattaaaatcggttcagtagtttaggagtccatcgaaaacaaacaacgtgacacgtgatttttatatattaagataattcaagaaaaaacgataacaataacaatatatacaaaatatcaaaaatcagaaaatcatacaaaatataaatcctAAGTAAAAAACCTTATCAAAAGAATAGTGGAGGAGAAAAGGGTCCTAAACTTGGCACACAAAAcggtttaaaaacaataataagcgtACGAacctaataataacaaaaaaactcgACCTTTCAAAACATCAAATCAAGTTAACAATGAAAATTACTTAACAGACAAACATATgaacaaacagacaaacaacaataagacaaaaattcaaaaagacaAACAAACAGATCCAGATTATATTCCGACTCATATAGACAGACAAACGGACAAGATTTCTGTTGTGtgtaacacacaaaaaaattatgtttttgaaatcagtatgtttcacttttttattaaaaggaaatatgTTATAATTCTTTTATAGAGATATTTTAACACGTCGTAACTACAGTTTTCACAACAATAGTATCTACGTCCACcattttttcaaacaatatttgggaaaataCGATGTTATAGCAAGTAGAATCAAATTGTTGTGTATAAATTTCTtcgatttttgttaaaaaatctataaattcgAAGGTGGTTTTACTACTTGACAATTACTTACTTCccgactagataaagaagcgaagcgtatgggtctggtggtgaatgaggacaagacaaaatatctcctgtcatcgaacaaacagtcagcgcactcgcgtcttggctcccacgtcactgttgacagtcataactttgaagttgtagataatttcgtttatctgggaactagcattaacaacaccaagaatgtcagccttgaaatccaacgcagaatcactcttgccaacaggtactactatggactaagtaggcaattgaaaagtaaagtcctctctcgaggaacaaaaaccaaactctacaagtccctcatcattcccgtcctactttacggtgcagaagcgtggacgatgtcaacatccgatgagacggcactaggagttttcgagagaaaggttctgcggaagatttatggtcctctaaacattggcaacggcgaataccgcagacgatggaacgatgagctgtacgatttatacgacgacattgacatatttcagcgaataaaaagacagcggctacgctggctaggtcatgttgtacggatggaagaaaacactccagctctgaaagtattcgatgcagtacccgctggaggaagccgctgaagaggacgacctctactccggtggaaagaccaagtgcaaagtgacctggcttcacttggtgtttccagttggcgccaaaaagcaaaaaggaggaatgagtggcgcgctctggtggattcggctataatcgcttaaagcggttcctacgccaaataatatatataattactataTTGCTTTTCTATAGTATAGAAGAAATTTTCCTCAGTAATACCACCATCAAATCTTGGTAATGGCAATTAACAATTATGTTGTTTCAATTCCTTTTATCTACGCAACGCATATAAACTATGCCCCAGGCTTGTCTGAAAATATATTGCCCCAGGCTTATTCTTACATCAAATCGCCCCCTTCTACGTATATGTCCGAAAAATTGTCCAGTCTATCCAGAATCAGTTTTCTTGTCATTAAATCCCTGATGTGACCAGAAACGACACAAATGTCTCAAACTACTTATATTTAGAAGCCAAccttttataaaactaaaagagtttgTCCGAACTTTAATGGAGTTAATGAGCTCCTCGGCTTCTTTAAGAAATTTCAATTGGTCCACAGTTGCCGAAAAAGGTTCTTTAAAATACCTACTGCTCCAAACTCTAACCAGCTAATGAAGAATGGCATCGGAATCGTGACTTCAAAAGAGTAAATGGAATATTCGACTTCTAAACAACGTGCGGCACTAATTCATCTACATATCAGAACTTTGCAATAGCCGGACACACAAAGAACAGTTCCTCCATGCTAGTTACCACActcaaatatttactaatttgttttcaatattgatgtaaaacaaaacaaacacagatatttattcatcatcatccaacaacaaaatatacgtACCATTCAAATACAACAGTCTAAGAAAATACAATAGTGGGACCCTATTGTAATTGAGGTTTTTGCATTGTACATTTCTCACAGCTGATCCCAATTAAAAAGATGGCTGAACTGATGGACGCTGTAAGTTTTTATtgctaagatttttttttttaatattttaataaaaagtctATTTTACAGAAGTTAAAAAAGGATAAAATAAGGCGGCGGGAAAAACCTAATAAGAAATGGACAGAAGAAGAAGTGGGACAAGTTCTTAACTATTTGCAGGAGCATCCGTCGTTTGAAGTAATTTGCAGCTATTccgattttgtttgtttatatttatttgtatggacgCTTTTATATCTTTTTATACTACAGATGCCTTCTgcacaaattttttacaaaacaatAACTATTAGAAACAGGCATCTCAGCAGATTGGAATTCAGTGTGGTGGAGAGTACGCATCATGCGCACCGCATACAACAAAGCAGAACAGTAGAGAAAGTGCAGAACAGTGTGTCAActtcttggaccgaaattctaaattgtcgcattaagatcatcgatatctttttttttaccaccaataaagGTCATTCAataagtcatttatggttatcatattgaggtttcatgtcaggaaaacttctctttcgagtccatgaagtgacagaaatctgttggaaatgctattaatccatcgaggtgtcaactgccaactgcttctacattcgcaatttgatattgttgcaaaaacactcatatgttagtttttaattggcgattctttatgtgtcgccacaaattaaatgattttaggcatgcgattagcccgttagtaacagttgatccaggaataattagaagagtctggcgtaaatcac belongs to Zeugodacus cucurbitae isolate PBARC_wt_2022May chromosome 6, idZeuCucr1.2, whole genome shotgun sequence and includes:
- the LOC105219557 gene encoding uncharacterized protein LOC105219557 isoform X1, with translation MAELMDASILQKLKKDKIRRREKPNKKWTEEEVGQVLNYLQEHPSFEMPSAQIFYKTITIRNRHLSRLEFSVVESTHHAHRIQQSRTVEKVQNSVSTSWTEILNCRIKIIDIFFFTTNKGHSISHLWLSY
- the LOC105219557 gene encoding uncharacterized protein LOC105219557 isoform X2 codes for the protein MAELMDAKLKKDKIRRREKPNKKWTEEEVGQVLNYLQEHPSFEMPSAQIFYKTITIRNRHLSRLEFSVVESTHHAHRIQQSRTVEKVQNSVSTSWTEILNCRIKIIDIFFFTTNKGHSISHLWLSY